In one Elusimicrobiota bacterium genomic region, the following are encoded:
- a CDS encoding YebC/PmpR family DNA-binding transcriptional regulator yields MSGHSKWAGIKHKKGAIDAKRGKIFTRLIREITVAAKSGGGNVDNNVRLRKAIEQAKEANMPQDNIKKATLRGTGELPGVTYEETVYEGYGPGGVAVLVEVTTDNKNRTTSELRKTFSNSAGNLGENGSVAWMFSKKGSITVEKSKYSNEDELMSISLELGAEDFQADEDNFEIITSPENFEKIKQELEKKNIPIMDAEVTMIPKTYIKLTGKEADQMISLMNALEDSDDVTNVSANFDIDKEILEKAGV; encoded by the coding sequence ATGTCAGGACATTCAAAATGGGCTGGTATCAAGCATAAAAAAGGTGCTATTGATGCCAAGCGCGGAAAGATATTTACCAGGCTGATAAGGGAAATCACCGTAGCTGCTAAATCCGGCGGCGGTAATGTCGACAATAATGTGCGGCTGCGTAAAGCCATTGAACAGGCAAAAGAAGCGAACATGCCGCAGGATAATATAAAGAAAGCCACGCTTCGCGGGACCGGTGAGCTTCCGGGTGTAACTTATGAAGAAACGGTTTATGAAGGTTATGGACCGGGCGGAGTCGCAGTCCTGGTTGAAGTAACAACAGATAATAAAAACAGGACCACAAGCGAGCTTAGAAAAACTTTTTCCAACAGCGCCGGAAATCTTGGCGAAAACGGAAGCGTTGCGTGGATGTTTTCAAAAAAAGGGAGCATCACAGTTGAAAAATCAAAGTATTCCAATGAAGACGAGCTTATGTCCATATCGCTTGAACTTGGCGCGGAAGATTTTCAGGCTGATGAAGATAACTTTGAAATAATAACTTCTCCGGAGAATTTTGAAAAAATTAAGCAGGAACTGGAAAAGAAAAATATACCCATCATGGATGCCGAGGTTACCATGATACCAAAAACCTATATCAAACTTACCGGTAAAGAAGCAGATCAAATGATTTCATTAATGAATGCTCTTGAGGATAGCGACGATGTCACCAATGTTTCCGCAAACTTCGATATAGATAAAGAAATACTTGAGAAGGCAGGTGTATGA
- a CDS encoding Holliday junction branch migration protein RuvA has product MIAFLEGILEEKSVDSVILAVNGIGYDISISAVTYEKLPATGKLAKLYIYETQGIYGGGITLYGFTNLDDKEIFLVFKDGLKNTGSKKALDYMDKATKSLPDFQRAVTQKDTKLLTSIFGFRKPTAEKIVALLNDKLSKVKITGKEKWPSGKTNGNMPEDAIQALVSLGYKEAQARHAVEESLTILENPVNVSEIIKLALRYLQ; this is encoded by the coding sequence ATGATCGCATTTTTGGAAGGTATATTAGAAGAGAAGTCAGTTGATTCTGTAATTCTTGCTGTAAACGGCATAGGTTACGATATCAGCATATCAGCTGTTACCTACGAGAAATTACCTGCAACTGGAAAACTTGCTAAACTCTATATTTATGAAACCCAGGGAATTTACGGCGGCGGAATAACCCTTTACGGTTTTACAAACCTGGATGATAAAGAGATATTTCTTGTATTTAAAGACGGGCTCAAAAATACAGGATCAAAAAAAGCCCTGGATTATATGGATAAAGCGACGAAATCCCTTCCTGATTTTCAGCGTGCCGTAACACAGAAGGATACTAAACTGCTTACGTCTATATTCGGGTTTAGAAAACCAACCGCAGAAAAAATAGTAGCCTTATTAAACGATAAACTTTCAAAAGTTAAAATTACAGGAAAAGAAAAGTGGCCCTCCGGAAAAACAAACGGTAATATGCCGGAAGATGCAATACAGGCACTGGTTTCGCTTGGATACAAAGAAGCCCAGGCACGCCATGCCGTAGAAGAGAGTTTGACAATATTGGAGAATCCCGTAAATGTAAGCGAAATCATTAAATTAGCGCTGAGATACCTGCAATGA
- the ruvC gene encoding crossover junction endodeoxyribonuclease RuvC: MIVLGIDPGLARCGWAVIEQKPNKENSIVGFGCIETPAKMDLPQRLSILYSSLENIIKKYKPQIASLEKQYLFQNAKSVLATSQARGVILLAMSSSNLEIREYNPKQVKISVTGYGAADKQQIQRMVKIILKLKEIPKPDDIADAMAVGLCHLNSFDSRLQTLGVK; encoded by the coding sequence ATGATAGTTCTTGGCATAGACCCCGGTCTAGCCAGATGCGGTTGGGCGGTAATTGAACAAAAGCCCAATAAGGAAAATTCAATAGTAGGTTTTGGCTGTATAGAAACACCAGCAAAAATGGATTTGCCGCAAAGGTTGTCGATTCTTTATTCATCCCTTGAAAATATCATCAAAAAATATAAACCCCAGATAGCCAGCTTAGAAAAACAATATCTTTTTCAAAACGCAAAATCAGTCCTTGCTACCAGCCAGGCCCGCGGGGTAATATTGCTTGCGATGTCCAGCAGCAACCTGGAGATAAGAGAATATAACCCAAAACAGGTAAAAATATCCGTAACAGGATATGGGGCGGCAGATAAGCAGCAAATACAGCGTATGGTAAAGATAATCCTGAAATTGAAAGAAATTCCAAAACCTGATGACATTGCTGATGCAATGGCTGTTGGTTTATGCCATTTGAATTCTTTCGATTCCCGCCTGCAGACTTTAGGAGTAAAATGA